In Streptomyces sp. NBC_01408, one DNA window encodes the following:
- a CDS encoding sensor histidine kinase — protein sequence MDDGRGTGSGFGAVLRAPLAGRTWREFGYLLVGLPLSTLYFSLVVTGVSLGAGLLVTFLGIPVLAGVLAMCRGFGHVERARVRALLGTRIADPAPIRARKGGALAAMGALLKSGSAWRHVLYSVIHFPWAVFGFCVALTFWATGWSLVLYPAWFWVLPTFSDQPGLLLFENGDYSFYIDSPVEIALIFLVGLAITLATPWVLRALTTVDRLLVGGLLGPSHLDSRVSELESDRGVVVDTAAADLRRIERDLHDGAQARLAALAMDLGLAKEKLAGDPRVAARMVDEAHGEVKIALQELRDLARGIHPAVLTDRGLDAALSSVASRCAVPVRVAVDLPARPAAAIEGIAYFTVAELLQNVTKHASARSASVDVWKAGERLLIQVADDGRGGAGAGVVVGARAGAGTGLAGLTERLDAVDGVLVVDSPAGGGTTVTAELPWRP from the coding sequence ATGGACGACGGCAGGGGAACGGGTTCGGGTTTCGGGGCGGTGCTGCGGGCGCCGCTTGCCGGGCGGACGTGGCGGGAGTTCGGGTATCTGCTGGTGGGGCTGCCGCTCAGCACGCTGTACTTCTCGCTCGTCGTCACCGGCGTGAGCCTCGGCGCCGGGCTGCTCGTCACCTTCCTCGGGATCCCGGTCCTGGCGGGCGTGCTCGCGATGTGCCGGGGGTTCGGGCACGTGGAGCGGGCCCGGGTGCGGGCCCTGCTCGGCACCCGCATCGCCGATCCCGCGCCGATCCGGGCCCGGAAGGGCGGGGCCCTGGCCGCCATGGGGGCGCTGCTCAAGAGCGGGAGCGCCTGGCGGCACGTCCTGTACTCCGTGATCCACTTCCCGTGGGCGGTGTTCGGCTTCTGCGTGGCGCTGACGTTCTGGGCGACCGGCTGGTCCCTCGTGCTGTACCCGGCCTGGTTCTGGGTCCTCCCCACCTTCAGTGACCAGCCCGGCCTGCTGCTCTTCGAGAACGGCGACTACTCCTTCTACATCGACTCGCCCGTGGAGATCGCCCTGATCTTCCTGGTCGGGCTGGCGATCACCCTCGCGACACCCTGGGTGCTGCGGGCCCTGACCACCGTCGACCGGCTCCTGGTCGGCGGGCTGCTCGGTCCGTCGCACCTGGACAGCCGCGTCAGCGAGCTGGAGTCCGACCGGGGGGTGGTCGTGGACACGGCAGCCGCCGACCTGCGGCGCATCGAGCGGGACCTGCACGACGGAGCGCAGGCCCGGCTGGCGGCGCTCGCCATGGACCTGGGGCTGGCGAAGGAGAAGCTCGCCGGGGACCCGCGGGTCGCGGCCCGAATGGTGGACGAGGCCCACGGTGAGGTGAAGATCGCCCTCCAGGAGCTGCGCGACCTGGCCCGCGGGATCCACCCGGCGGTGCTGACCGACCGCGGCCTGGACGCCGCGCTGTCCTCGGTGGCCTCGCGGTGCGCCGTGCCGGTGCGGGTGGCCGTGGACCTGCCGGCCCGCCCCGCGGCCGCGATCGAGGGGATCGCGTACTTCACCGTCGCGGAGCTGTTGCAGAACGTCACCAAGCACGCCTCGGCCCGGTCGGCCTCGGTGGACGTGTGGAAGGCCGGGGAGCGGCTGCTGATCCAGGTGGCCGACGACGGCCGCGGCGGGGCGGGAGCCGGAGTCGTAGTCGGCGCCAGGGCCGGGGCCGGGACGGGGCTGGCGGGGCTGACCGAGCGGCTGGACGCCGTCGACGGGGTGCTGGTCGTGGATTCCCCGGCCGGTGGCGGGACCACGGTCACCGCCGAGCTCCCCTGGCGACCGTAG
- a CDS encoding response regulator transcription factor, whose protein sequence is MRVVIAEDSVLLREGLTRLLTDRGHDVVAGVGDAEALIKTVAELAAEDALPDVVVADVRMPPTHTDEGVRAAVRLRREHPGIGVLVLSQYVEEQYATELLAGSSTGVGYLLKDRVADVREFLDAVVRVARGGTALDPEVVAQLLGRSRKQDVLAGLTPREREVLGLMAEGRTNSAVAKALVVSDGAVEKHVSNIFMKLGLSPSDGDHRRVLAVLTYLKS, encoded by the coding sequence GTGCGGGTGGTCATCGCCGAGGATTCGGTGCTGCTGCGTGAGGGCCTGACCCGGTTGCTGACCGACCGGGGGCATGACGTCGTCGCGGGCGTCGGGGACGCGGAAGCCCTGATCAAGACCGTGGCGGAGCTGGCGGCCGAGGACGCGCTGCCGGACGTGGTGGTGGCCGACGTACGGATGCCGCCGACGCACACCGACGAGGGCGTACGGGCCGCCGTACGGCTGCGGCGGGAGCATCCCGGGATAGGCGTGCTGGTCCTGTCGCAGTACGTGGAGGAGCAGTACGCCACCGAACTCCTGGCCGGTTCGAGCACCGGGGTGGGGTACCTGCTCAAGGACCGGGTGGCCGACGTGCGGGAATTCCTGGACGCCGTGGTCCGCGTGGCCCGGGGCGGTACCGCGCTGGACCCCGAGGTCGTCGCCCAGCTGCTCGGCCGCAGCCGGAAACAGGACGTGCTGGCGGGTCTGACCCCGCGCGAGCGCGAGGTACTGGGCCTGATGGCCGAGGGCCGTACGAATTCCGCCGTGGCGAAGGCGCTGGTGGTGAGCGACGGGGCGGTGGAGAAGCACGTCAGCAACATCTTCATGAAACTCGGCCTCTCGCCCAGTGACGGGGATCACCGGCGTGTTCTGGCCGTTCTCACTTACCTGAAATCTTGA
- a CDS encoding 2-oxoacid:acceptor oxidoreductase subunit alpha — protein MTSQVSSPAEQADGAGGAVVGGQRTSTDPSGKEVRRLDRVIIRFAGDSGDGMQLTGDRFTSETASFGNDLSTLPNFPAEIRAPAGTLPGVSSFQLHFADHDILTPGDAPNVLVAMNPAALKANIGDVPRGAEIIVNTDEFTKRPMAKVGYETSPLEDGSLDAYNLHPVPLTTLTLEALKDFGLPRKEAERSKNMFALGLLSWMYHRPTEGTESFLRQKFAKKPQIAEANVAAFRAGWNFGETTEDFAVSYEVAPASKAFPTGTYRNISGNLALSYGLIAAGQQADLPLYLGSYPITPASDILHELSKHKNFGVRTFQAEDEIAGIGAALGAAFGGALAVTTTSGPGVALKSETIGLAVSLELPLLVVDIQRGGPSTGLPTKTEQADLLQAMYGRNGEAPVPIVAPCTPADCFDAVLEAARIALTYRTPVFLLSDGYLANGSEPWRIPEVADLPDLRVQFATAPNHTLPDGSEAFWPYKRDPQTLARPWAVPGTPGLEHRIGGIEKQDGTGNISYDPANHDFMVRTRQAKIDNIAVPDLVVDDPDGARTLVIGWGSTYGPITAAVRRLRGAGRPVAQAHLRHLNPFPGNLEEVLRRYDKVVVPEMNLGQLASLIRAKYLVDAQSYNQVNGMPFKAEQLAKVLEEAIND, from the coding sequence GTGACCAGCCAGGTCAGTAGCCCAGCCGAGCAGGCCGACGGGGCCGGCGGTGCGGTTGTCGGTGGACAGCGCACCTCGACGGATCCCAGCGGCAAGGAAGTCCGCCGTCTCGACCGTGTGATCATCCGCTTCGCGGGTGACTCGGGTGACGGTATGCAGCTCACCGGTGACCGGTTCACGTCGGAGACGGCGTCTTTCGGCAACGACCTGTCGACGCTGCCGAACTTCCCCGCCGAGATCCGGGCGCCCGCCGGGACCCTGCCGGGCGTCTCCTCGTTCCAGCTGCATTTCGCCGATCACGACATCCTCACCCCGGGCGACGCCCCGAACGTGCTGGTGGCGATGAACCCGGCGGCGCTGAAGGCGAACATCGGGGACGTGCCGCGCGGCGCGGAGATCATCGTCAACACCGATGAGTTCACCAAGCGCCCGATGGCCAAGGTCGGGTACGAGACCTCGCCGCTGGAAGACGGCTCCCTCGACGCCTACAACCTGCACCCGGTGCCGCTGACCACGCTGACGCTGGAGGCCCTGAAGGACTTCGGGCTGCCCCGCAAGGAGGCCGAGCGCAGCAAGAACATGTTCGCGCTGGGCCTGCTGTCGTGGATGTACCACCGGCCGACGGAGGGTACGGAGTCCTTCCTGCGGCAGAAGTTCGCGAAGAAGCCGCAGATCGCGGAGGCGAACGTCGCCGCGTTCCGGGCGGGCTGGAACTTCGGGGAGACGACGGAGGACTTCGCGGTCTCCTACGAGGTCGCGCCCGCGAGCAAGGCCTTCCCCACCGGCACCTACCGCAACATCTCGGGGAACCTCGCCCTGTCCTACGGCCTGATCGCGGCCGGCCAGCAGGCGGACCTGCCGCTGTACCTGGGCTCGTACCCGATCACCCCGGCCTCCGACATCCTGCACGAGCTGTCGAAGCACAAGAACTTCGGCGTGCGCACCTTCCAGGCCGAGGACGAGATCGCCGGGATCGGCGCGGCGCTGGGAGCGGCGTTCGGCGGGGCGCTGGCCGTGACGACCACCTCCGGGCCGGGTGTGGCCCTGAAGTCGGAGACCATCGGGCTGGCGGTTTCGCTGGAGCTTCCGCTGCTGGTCGTGGACATCCAGCGCGGCGGCCCCTCCACCGGCCTGCCGACCAAGACGGAGCAGGCCGACCTTCTCCAGGCCATGTACGGGCGCAACGGCGAGGCCCCGGTCCCGATCGTCGCCCCCTGCACGCCGGCGGACTGCTTCGACGCGGTGCTGGAGGCGGCCCGGATCGCGCTGACCTACCGGACCCCGGTGTTCCTGCTCTCCGACGGCTACCTCGCCAACGGCTCCGAGCCGTGGCGGATCCCCGAGGTCGCCGACCTGCCGGACCTGAGGGTCCAGTTCGCCACCGCCCCCAACCACACGCTGCCCGACGGCAGCGAGGCGTTCTGGCCCTACAAGCGCGATCCGCAGACCCTGGCCCGCCCCTGGGCCGTGCCGGGCACCCCGGGCCTGGAGCACCGCATCGGCGGCATCGAGAAGCAGGACGGCACCGGGAACATCTCCTACGACCCCGCCAACCACGACTTCATGGTCCGCACCCGCCAGGCCAAGATCGACAACATCGCGGTACCGGACCTGGTGGTGGACGACCCGGACGGAGCCCGCACCCTGGTCATCGGCTGGGGTTCCACGTACGGCCCCATCACCGCCGCGGTCCGCCGCCTGCGCGGCGCCGGCCGGCCCGTCGCCCAGGCCCACCTGCGCCACCTCAACCCGTTCCCGGGGAATCTCGAAGAGGTCCTGAGGCGTTACGACAAGGTAGTGGTGCCGGAGATGAACCTCGGGCAGCTCGCGAGCCTGATCCGGGCGAAATACCTGGTCGACGCCCAGTCGTACAACCAGGTCAACGGAATGCCGTTCAAGGCCGAGCAGCTCGCCAAGGTCCTCGAGGAGGCCATCAATGACTGA
- a CDS encoding 2-oxoacid:ferredoxin oxidoreductase subunit beta, producing MTEVTDAPAGHRDLLSLVPKAEAKQSMKDFKSDQEVRWCPGCGDYAVLAAVQGFMPELGLAKENIVFVSGIGCSSRFPYYMNTYGMHSIHGRAPAIATGLATSRRDLSVWVVTGDGDALSIGGNHLIHALRRNVNLKILLFNNRIYGLTKGQYSPTSEIGKITKSTPMGSLDAPFNPVSLAIGAEASFVARTIDSDRKHLTEVLRQAADHQGTALVEIYQNCNIFNDGAFEALKDKDQALDAVIRLEHGQPIRFGVDNAKGVVRNPASGDLEVVTVTPENEARVLVHDAGVTSPTNAFALSRLADPDTLHQTPIGVFRSVERPVYDTLMADQLDTAIDRHGKGDLTSLLHGNDTWTVIG from the coding sequence ATGACTGAGGTGACGGACGCCCCCGCCGGCCACCGGGACCTGCTGTCGCTGGTGCCCAAGGCCGAAGCGAAGCAGTCGATGAAGGACTTCAAGTCCGACCAGGAAGTCCGCTGGTGCCCCGGCTGCGGCGACTACGCCGTACTCGCCGCCGTGCAGGGGTTCATGCCCGAACTCGGGCTGGCGAAGGAGAACATCGTCTTCGTCTCCGGGATCGGCTGCTCCTCCCGCTTCCCGTACTACATGAACACCTACGGGATGCACTCCATCCACGGCCGCGCCCCGGCCATCGCCACCGGCCTGGCCACCTCCCGCCGCGACCTGTCCGTCTGGGTCGTCACCGGTGACGGCGACGCGCTGTCCATCGGCGGGAACCACCTGATCCACGCCCTGCGCCGCAACGTCAACCTGAAGATCCTGCTGTTCAACAACCGGATCTACGGTCTGACCAAGGGTCAGTACTCCCCCACCTCGGAAATCGGCAAGATCACCAAGTCCACGCCGATGGGCTCCCTGGACGCCCCCTTCAACCCGGTGTCCCTGGCCATCGGCGCCGAGGCCTCCTTCGTCGCCCGGACGATCGACTCCGACCGCAAGCACCTCACCGAGGTCCTGCGCCAGGCCGCCGACCACCAGGGCACCGCCCTCGTGGAGATCTACCAGAACTGCAACATCTTCAACGACGGCGCCTTCGAGGCCCTCAAGGACAAGGACCAGGCCCTCGACGCGGTGATCCGCCTCGAACACGGGCAGCCCATCCGCTTCGGCGTCGACAACGCCAAGGGCGTCGTCCGCAACCCCGCCAGCGGAGACCTGGAAGTCGTCACGGTGACCCCCGAGAACGAGGCGCGCGTCCTCGTCCACGACGCGGGCGTCACCAGCCCCACCAACGCCTTCGCGCTCTCCCGCCTCGCCGACCCCGACACCCTGCACCAGACGCCCATCGGCGTCTTCCGCAGCGTCGAGCGGCCCGTCTACGACACCCTCATGGCCGACCAGCTCGACACGGCGATCGACCGCCACGGCAAGGGCGACCTCACGTCCCTCCTCCACGGCAACGACACCTGGACCGTCATCGGCTGA
- the rarD gene encoding EamA family transporter RarD has translation MKAENDQRAGLLYGFGAYGMWGLVPLFWPLLKPSAPIEILAHRMVWSLAVVGLALLALRRWGWIRELLRQPRKLALTTLAASVITVNWGLYIWAVNNGQVVEASLGYFINPLVSIAIGVLVLGERLRRAQWAAVGVSFAAVLVLAVGYGRPPWISLVLAFSFATYGLIKKKLDMGGLESLTAETAVLFLPALGYLLWLGAQGRSTFATEGLGHSALLAATGLVTAVPLVLFGAAAIRVPLSTLGLLQYMAPVFQFGLGVLYFHEAMPPERWAGFSLVWAALAVLTWDALRTARRSRARLAAVAQAPAAVVAPAREPA, from the coding sequence GTGAAGGCGGAGAACGATCAGCGCGCGGGTCTGCTCTACGGATTCGGCGCCTACGGGATGTGGGGGCTGGTCCCCCTCTTCTGGCCGCTCCTCAAACCCTCGGCACCCATCGAGATCCTCGCCCACCGCATGGTGTGGTCACTGGCCGTGGTCGGCCTGGCACTGCTCGCACTGCGCCGCTGGGGATGGATACGGGAGCTGCTCCGCCAGCCGCGCAAGCTCGCCCTGACCACACTGGCCGCCTCCGTGATCACCGTGAACTGGGGCCTCTACATCTGGGCCGTCAACAACGGCCAGGTCGTCGAGGCGAGCCTCGGCTACTTCATCAATCCCCTGGTCAGCATCGCGATCGGGGTGCTGGTGCTCGGCGAACGGCTGCGCCGCGCGCAGTGGGCGGCCGTCGGCGTCAGCTTCGCGGCCGTGCTGGTGCTCGCCGTCGGCTACGGGCGGCCGCCGTGGATCTCGCTGGTCCTGGCCTTCTCCTTCGCCACGTACGGGCTGATCAAGAAGAAGCTCGACATGGGCGGGCTGGAGTCGCTGACCGCCGAGACCGCCGTGCTGTTCCTGCCCGCCCTCGGCTACCTGCTGTGGCTGGGCGCCCAGGGCCGCTCCACCTTCGCCACGGAAGGCCTGGGGCACTCCGCCCTGCTCGCCGCCACCGGCCTGGTCACCGCGGTCCCGCTGGTGCTCTTCGGGGCGGCCGCGATCCGGGTCCCGCTGTCCACGCTGGGGCTGCTCCAGTACATGGCGCCGGTGTTCCAGTTCGGGCTCGGCGTCCTGTACTTCCACGAGGCGATGCCCCCCGAGCGCTGGGCCGGCTTCTCTCTGGTCTGGGCCGCGCTCGCCGTCCTGACCTGGGACGCGCTCCGTACGGCGCGCCGGTCGCGGGCCCGGCTGGCGGCCGTTGCGCAGGCACCGGCGGCGGTCGTGGCACCGGCGCGCGAGCCGGCGTAA
- a CDS encoding M28 family metallopeptidase: MSLSVSRRLAAVTAIAVTGLFAAATPAALAAPTAATAAPTPPDIPLANVKAHLSQLSTIAANNGGNRAHGRAGYKASIDYVKAKLDAAGFTTTLQTFTSSGATGYNLIADWPGGDPNSVLMAGAHLDSVSSGAGINDNGSGSAAVLETALAVSRAGLQPTKHLRFGWWGAEELGLVGSKYYVNQLPAAERAKFSGYLNFDMIGSPNPGYFVYDDDPTIEQTFKNYYAGLGVPTEIETEGDGRSDHASFKNVGIPVGGLFTGASNTKSSAQAQKWGGTAGQAFDRCYHSSCDNTANINDTALDRNSDAVAYAIWTLGAATPVPPGPSFENTADVNIPDSPGAAVNSPITVSGVTGNAPATTKVDVNIVHTYRGDLVVDLIAPDGSVYNLHNRSGGSADNLVQSYTVNASSEVANGIWKLQAKDTAGQDVGYINSWKISF, translated from the coding sequence ATGAGCCTGTCCGTCTCCCGGCGCCTTGCCGCCGTGACCGCGATCGCGGTCACCGGCCTGTTCGCCGCCGCCACTCCCGCCGCACTGGCCGCCCCCACGGCGGCCACCGCGGCGCCGACACCGCCCGACATCCCGCTGGCCAACGTCAAGGCCCACCTGTCGCAGCTCTCCACCATCGCCGCCAACAACGGCGGCAACCGCGCCCACGGCAGGGCCGGTTACAAGGCCTCGATCGACTACGTGAAGGCCAAGCTGGACGCGGCGGGCTTCACCACCACCCTGCAGACCTTCACCTCCAGCGGCGCCACCGGCTACAACCTGATAGCCGACTGGCCGGGCGGCGACCCCAACTCGGTCCTGATGGCCGGCGCGCACCTGGACTCGGTGAGCTCCGGCGCGGGCATCAACGACAACGGCTCGGGCAGCGCGGCCGTGCTGGAGACGGCCCTCGCGGTCTCCCGGGCGGGCCTCCAGCCCACCAAGCACCTGCGCTTCGGCTGGTGGGGCGCGGAGGAGCTGGGCCTGGTCGGCTCGAAGTACTACGTCAACCAGCTGCCGGCCGCCGAACGCGCGAAGTTCTCCGGCTACCTGAACTTCGACATGATCGGCTCGCCGAACCCGGGCTACTTCGTCTACGACGACGACCCGACCATCGAGCAGACCTTCAAGAACTATTACGCGGGCCTCGGCGTGCCCACCGAGATCGAGACCGAGGGCGACGGCCGCTCCGACCACGCCTCGTTCAAGAACGTGGGCATCCCGGTCGGCGGCCTGTTCACCGGCGCCAGCAACACGAAGTCCTCGGCGCAGGCCCAGAAGTGGGGCGGCACGGCCGGTCAGGCCTTCGACCGCTGCTACCACTCCTCCTGCGACAACACGGCGAACATCAACGACACCGCCCTGGACCGCAACTCGGACGCCGTCGCCTACGCGATCTGGACCCTCGGGGCGGCCACCCCGGTCCCGCCGGGCCCGTCCTTCGAGAACACGGCGGACGTGAACATCCCGGACTCCCCCGGTGCCGCGGTGAACTCTCCGATCACGGTGTCCGGTGTCACGGGGAACGCCCCGGCCACCACCAAGGTGGACGTGAACATCGTCCACACCTACCGCGGTGACCTGGTGGTCGATCTGATCGCCCCCGACGGCAGCGTCTACAACCTGCACAACCGCAGCGGTGGCAGCGCCGACAACCTCGTCCAGAGCTACACCGTCAACGCCTCCAGCGAGGTCGCGAACGGGATCTGGAAGCTCCAGGCCAAGGACACGGCCGGACAGGACGTCGGCTACATCAACAGCTGGAAGATCAGCTTCTAG
- a CDS encoding sigma-E factor regulatory protein RseB domain-containing protein: MAANTKTSRKVARYAVPVAVAGVAAATVAMVPAFANAGGPDLPKVTAQQLIEKVAASDVQELSGTAKISTDLGLPKLATGLLGGGGLAGGSANPEDKVAQLASGTHTFRVAADGPDRQKLTFLDGKDEYSLIHNGDDVWGYDSKSNEVFHEKADQPGKDGGKDAGKEHKTGDRLAASPQQLAEDLLKAAGPTTDVSVGDTAQVAGRDAYQLVLKPKQSGSTISSVQIAVDAKNGVPLRVQVLSTQGGKPILDAGFSKVDFAKPSADTFKFTAPKGAKVTEGAAESARGDKEFKALESFPGLDGLIGGANGKGDVKVLGEGWATIARIDSGPGQGLKDLENDKNAPKQAKQFLDSLGDKVSGKFGEGRVLSTRVVNALITDDGKVYVGAVTKDALVKAADANK; encoded by the coding sequence ATGGCAGCGAACACGAAGACTTCTCGCAAGGTCGCCCGGTACGCCGTACCGGTCGCGGTGGCAGGTGTGGCCGCGGCGACCGTCGCGATGGTCCCGGCCTTCGCCAATGCCGGCGGACCCGACCTTCCGAAGGTGACGGCGCAGCAGCTCATCGAGAAGGTCGCCGCCTCGGACGTCCAGGAGCTGTCCGGCACGGCCAAGATCAGCACCGACCTGGGCTTGCCGAAGCTCGCCACCGGACTGCTCGGCGGCGGTGGCCTCGCGGGCGGCTCCGCCAACCCGGAGGACAAGGTCGCCCAGCTGGCGAGCGGTACGCACACCTTCCGCGTCGCCGCCGACGGCCCGGACCGCCAGAAGCTCACCTTCCTGGACGGCAAGGACGAGTACAGCCTCATCCACAACGGCGACGACGTGTGGGGCTACGACTCCAAGTCGAACGAGGTCTTCCACGAGAAGGCCGACCAGCCGGGCAAGGACGGCGGCAAGGACGCGGGCAAGGAGCACAAGACGGGCGACCGCCTGGCCGCCTCGCCGCAGCAGCTCGCCGAGGACCTGCTGAAGGCCGCCGGCCCGACCACGGACGTCAGCGTCGGCGACACGGCGCAGGTGGCCGGCCGCGATGCCTACCAGCTGGTGCTCAAGCCCAAGCAGAGCGGCTCCACGATCTCCTCGGTGCAGATCGCGGTGGACGCCAAGAACGGCGTGCCGCTGCGCGTGCAGGTGCTGTCCACCCAGGGTGGCAAGCCGATCCTGGACGCGGGCTTCAGCAAGGTGGACTTCGCCAAGCCGTCCGCCGACACCTTCAAGTTCACGGCTCCCAAGGGCGCCAAGGTCACCGAGGGCGCGGCCGAGTCCGCCCGCGGGGACAAGGAGTTCAAGGCGCTCGAATCCTTCCCGGGTCTGGACGGCCTGATCGGCGGGGCGAACGGCAAGGGTGACGTGAAGGTCCTCGGCGAGGGCTGGGCGACGATCGCGCGCATCGACTCGGGGCCGGGCCAGGGTCTCAAGGACCTGGAGAACGACAAGAACGCGCCCAAGCAGGCCAAGCAGTTCCTCGACTCCCTCGGGGACAAGGTCTCCGGGAAGTTCGGCGAGGGCCGGGTCCTGTCCACCCGCGTGGTCAACGCGCTGATCACCGACGACGGCAAGGTCTACGTCGGCGCGGTCACCAAGGACGCGCTGGTGAAGGCGGCCGACGCCAACAAGTAG
- a CDS encoding polyprenyl synthetase family protein: MTVVGPFGLSVRDQALETDVQAGLAAVEAGLLEATKSEVPFITEAAQHLVRAGGKRFRPLLVMLASRFGDPYAPGIVPSAVVVELTHLATLYHDDVMDEADVRRGVASANTRWGNSVAVLTGDFLFARASHILADLGPEAVRIQAEAFERLVTGQILETAGPRDGRDPVEHYLDVIAGKTGSLIAVSGRFGALMAGADESVVDILTQYGERLGTAFQLADDVLDIASDAHESGKTPGTDLREGIPTLPVLRLREAAARDGREEDLELVRLLDGDLSDDARHAEVLTRLRAHPALEQARRDTIRYAEDARATLAPLPECFAKSALEELCDAVVHRAG, translated from the coding sequence GTGACCGTCGTCGGGCCGTTCGGACTGAGCGTGCGGGACCAGGCTCTTGAGACCGATGTGCAGGCCGGACTGGCCGCCGTCGAGGCGGGTCTGCTGGAGGCCACCAAGAGCGAAGTCCCCTTCATCACCGAGGCCGCACAGCACCTGGTGCGGGCCGGTGGCAAGCGCTTCCGCCCGCTGCTGGTGATGCTCGCTTCGCGCTTCGGTGATCCGTACGCGCCCGGAATCGTGCCGTCCGCCGTGGTGGTGGAGCTCACCCACCTGGCGACGCTCTACCACGACGACGTCATGGACGAGGCGGACGTGCGCCGCGGGGTGGCCAGCGCCAACACGCGCTGGGGCAACTCGGTGGCCGTCCTGACGGGTGACTTCCTGTTCGCCCGCGCCTCGCACATCCTGGCGGACCTCGGCCCCGAGGCCGTACGCATCCAGGCCGAGGCCTTCGAGCGGCTGGTGACGGGCCAGATCCTGGAGACGGCCGGCCCCCGCGACGGACGCGACCCGGTCGAGCACTACCTCGACGTCATCGCCGGCAAGACGGGCTCGCTGATCGCCGTGTCCGGCCGCTTCGGCGCGCTCATGGCCGGCGCCGACGAGTCGGTCGTCGACATCCTCACCCAGTACGGCGAGCGGCTCGGCACCGCCTTCCAGCTCGCCGACGACGTCCTCGACATCGCCTCCGACGCGCACGAGTCCGGCAAGACCCCGGGCACCGACCTGCGCGAGGGCATCCCCACCCTGCCCGTGCTGCGGCTGCGCGAGGCCGCGGCCCGCGACGGGCGGGAGGAGGACCTGGAACTCGTACGGCTCCTGGACGGCGACCTGTCGGACGACGCCCGGCACGCCGAGGTGCTGACCCGGCTGCGGGCGCACCCCGCCCTGGAGCAGGCCCGCCGCGACACCATCCGGTACGCCGAGGACGCGCGGGCCACGCTCGCCCCGCTGCCGGAGTGCTTCGCGAAGTCGGCGCTGGAAGAGCTCTGCGACGCGGTGGTGCACCGCGCGGGCTGA